One window of Desulfobacca acetoxidans DSM 11109 genomic DNA carries:
- a CDS encoding UDP-glucose dehydrogenase family protein, with protein sequence MKLAVIGAGYIGLITASCFAEMGNEVICVDFDEKKIDNLDHYRLSVYEPGLEDLIRRNCKGNRLFFSTNLSKAVEDSLICYLTLSPIYREGELSDITYYLAVAQDISRHLNGYKVIVNKSNVPVGTAARLQKTIAQELAVRGVEYEFDVVVDPEFVKQGTAIEDFMKPDRIVIGCDNERVAELMKELYAPFVRTNRPIIIMDLVSAELIKYSANAFLATKISFMNELANICAITGADINLIRLGLGSDSRIGNLFLFPGLGYGGLRFSQGVRELIQTAKTIGYTPRLLEATEAINQNQRRLFIDMISAYFHDDLRGRVFGVWGLSFKPWTDDIREAPALTVINALMEKGARFKAYDPQAQKAAQEFFGVSNTAISYAADMYEAVDDAAALIINTDWTMFRTPDFNRLKSRLRTAVIFDGRNLYNCQKLTQLGFEYFYIGKKQRTA encoded by the coding sequence ATGAAATTAGCCGTCATCGGGGCAGGATACATAGGTCTAATAACGGCCTCCTGTTTTGCCGAAATGGGGAACGAAGTCATCTGCGTTGATTTCGATGAAAAGAAGATCGACAACCTGGATCACTACCGCCTTTCAGTCTATGAACCAGGTCTGGAGGATCTGATCCGCCGTAATTGCAAGGGCAATCGATTGTTTTTTAGCACCAATCTCTCAAAAGCTGTAGAGGATAGCCTCATCTGTTACCTAACCCTGAGTCCGATATACAGAGAAGGTGAACTATCTGATATTACCTATTACCTCGCCGTTGCCCAGGATATCAGCCGCCATCTGAACGGCTATAAAGTCATCGTCAATAAGTCCAATGTTCCTGTTGGCACGGCGGCCCGGCTGCAAAAAACCATTGCTCAGGAGTTGGCGGTCCGGGGAGTGGAGTACGAATTTGACGTTGTGGTAGATCCGGAGTTTGTTAAACAGGGGACTGCCATCGAAGATTTCATGAAGCCGGACCGCATCGTCATCGGCTGCGATAATGAACGGGTAGCCGAACTGATGAAGGAGTTGTATGCCCCTTTCGTCCGGACCAACCGCCCGATCATCATCATGGACCTTGTTTCAGCAGAGTTGATTAAATACTCTGCAAACGCCTTTCTGGCCACCAAGATTTCTTTTATGAATGAATTAGCTAACATCTGCGCTATCACCGGCGCCGACATCAATCTCATCCGCCTGGGACTCGGCTCTGACTCCCGGATCGGCAATCTCTTTCTGTTTCCTGGACTAGGCTATGGCGGCCTGCGGTTTTCCCAAGGCGTCCGGGAGTTGATCCAGACGGCCAAAACAATAGGCTATACCCCTAGGCTGCTCGAGGCTACTGAGGCCATTAATCAGAACCAGCGCCGACTGTTTATCGATATGATCAGCGCTTATTTTCATGATGATCTCCGAGGACGGGTATTCGGTGTTTGGGGCCTGTCCTTTAAGCCCTGGACGGATGACATCCGGGAGGCACCGGCCTTGACCGTCATCAACGCCCTGATGGAGAAAGGGGCGCGGTTTAAGGCCTATGATCCGCAGGCCCAGAAAGCGGCCCAGGAATTTTTCGGAGTGTCAAATACGGCTATAAGCTATGCCGCCGATATGTACGAAGCCGTGGACGACGCGGCAGCCCTGATCATTAACACCGATTGGACTATGTTTCGTACCCCTGATTTTAACCGCCTCAAGTCGCGCCTCAGAACAGCGGTTATCTTTGATGGACGCAACCTCTATAACTGTCAGAAGCTTACCCAACTTGGCTTTGAATACTTTTATATAGGCAAAAAACAAAGAACCGCCTGA
- a CDS encoding sugar phosphate nucleotidyltransferase gives MPIELDNYLKNTWAVRKQVQDQLKLTILAAGLGRRMDPISTHHLPKPMFPLGGTVPMAEIWVRRAVEAGITNVSMNLCVLQETIRSHFKDGLLFGADINYIEEDRPSGTLGGVCKQALGTEAKQTLADEIMGSTAAFSGTTVIAPSGDIVTNFGVELLEQMYEIHKRQGAAFTMLLAPIPWKRRKEFGTVILGKSERSRGPLSESGPIIDFIEKDPDSPSNLNNASVYFIEMELLEKLDPFRTAADPNVREPFYDFGKHVFPAMLGKLAYFKPPKDYLLWGIRYDGLWYDVGRKRDYLSINKSVLDNKIHLDLPYQKLPWGYLGSGTVINFAEVTIIPPVIIGNECIIERGAKLGPYAIIGDGWTIEKDVCISNSVLWKRYAYFTKQGEKISVRERKLVDRHEVRQGSVIDECIIVGGTITPGLYDSKADRLFEKTVDVLENGELQLVSIDWVPAGPRL, from the coding sequence ATGCCCATTGAACTCGACAATTATCTAAAGAACACCTGGGCTGTCCGCAAACAGGTGCAAGATCAGTTGAAACTCACCATCCTGGCGGCCGGTTTGGGAAGGCGGATGGATCCGATTTCGACACATCATCTCCCCAAGCCCATGTTTCCCTTGGGAGGTACCGTGCCCATGGCGGAGATCTGGGTCAGACGCGCCGTCGAGGCCGGTATTACTAATGTCTCCATGAACTTATGCGTTCTGCAAGAAACCATCAGATCACATTTCAAAGACGGTCTGCTGTTCGGCGCCGATATCAACTACATAGAAGAGGACCGGCCCAGCGGTACCTTGGGAGGGGTGTGCAAACAGGCACTCGGGACCGAGGCCAAACAGACTCTGGCCGATGAGATAATGGGCTCCACGGCGGCATTTTCCGGAACCACTGTCATCGCTCCCAGTGGTGATATCGTCACCAATTTTGGGGTTGAACTCCTTGAGCAGATGTATGAAATTCACAAGCGCCAGGGCGCCGCTTTCACCATGTTATTGGCGCCGATTCCCTGGAAGCGACGCAAAGAATTCGGCACCGTCATACTCGGCAAATCTGAGCGTTCCCGCGGGCCGCTATCAGAATCCGGCCCCATCATCGACTTTATTGAAAAAGATCCAGACTCTCCCAGCAACCTCAATAATGCCTCCGTCTATTTCATTGAAATGGAATTATTGGAGAAACTCGATCCTTTTCGTACTGCTGCGGACCCCAACGTCCGGGAACCGTTTTATGATTTTGGCAAGCATGTTTTTCCAGCCATGTTAGGAAAACTTGCCTACTTTAAGCCGCCGAAAGATTATCTGCTGTGGGGTATCCGCTATGATGGCTTATGGTATGATGTTGGTCGCAAGCGGGATTACCTGTCTATCAACAAATCAGTGCTGGATAACAAAATCCATCTTGACCTGCCATACCAGAAATTGCCCTGGGGTTATCTGGGCAGCGGCACCGTCATCAATTTTGCTGAAGTGACCATAATTCCTCCGGTCATTATCGGCAATGAATGTATTATTGAACGTGGCGCCAAACTTGGACCTTATGCGATCATTGGTGATGGCTGGACTATCGAAAAGGATGTGTGCATCAGCAATTCCGTCCTCTGGAAGCGGTATGCCTATTTTACTAAACAGGGCGAAAAGATCTCGGTTCGGGAACGGAAGTTGGTGGATAGGCATGAAGTCCGCCAGGGATCGGTAATCGATGAGTGCATCATCGTTGGTGGAACAATCACCCCGGGACTGTACGATTCCAAGGCGGACAGGTTATTTGAAAAAACGGTCGATGTCTTAGAGAACGGCGAACTCCAATTGGTCTCCATCGACTGGGTCCCGGCGGGTCCTCGTTTGTAG
- a CDS encoding UDP-glucose dehydrogenase family protein yields MKLAMIGVGYVGLVTGACFAQTGHEVICMDIDSKKIEGLRKNEIEIPIYEPGLKDYVKLNVAAGRLSFTTDLNQAVSQSQVIFICVGTPSREDGSADLRYVYEVARSVGQTMQEYKIVVDKSTVPVGTAARVRQLIAKELARRGTNLTFDVVSNPEFLREGSAIDDFMRPDRIVVGVESPEAERIMQELYKPWTDGKFELFVMEVPSAEMTKYAANSFLATKISFINEIANLCALTGANIKSVQKGMGSDKRIGPHFLYPGLGYGGSCFPKDVKALVYIAQTLAYNFKILEATEIVNQAQRHRFILEITRYFQNNLEGKKLALWGLAFKPETDDIREAPSLTIIERLLEMGAELSVHDPEAMKEVQFYFRKHANRDRITYADLPEAALPKAEALIINTEWEVYKNAELNLIKSRMKNPVVFDGRNIYDPAKMREMGFTYFFVG; encoded by the coding sequence GTGAAATTGGCCATGATTGGAGTCGGCTACGTCGGTCTGGTCACCGGCGCCTGTTTTGCACAGACGGGCCATGAGGTAATCTGCATGGACATCGATTCCAAAAAGATCGAAGGTTTGCGTAAAAATGAAATTGAAATTCCCATTTATGAACCCGGTCTGAAAGACTATGTCAAACTCAACGTTGCGGCCGGCCGGCTCTCTTTTACCACCGACCTGAACCAGGCGGTTTCCCAGAGCCAGGTTATTTTCATCTGCGTGGGCACGCCCAGCCGGGAGGACGGTTCGGCGGACCTGCGGTATGTCTATGAAGTGGCTCGAAGCGTTGGCCAAACCATGCAGGAATACAAAATTGTGGTCGACAAATCCACCGTTCCCGTCGGCACCGCCGCCCGGGTGCGCCAGCTCATTGCCAAGGAGTTGGCCCGACGCGGGACAAACCTGACTTTTGACGTGGTCTCTAACCCCGAATTTCTCCGGGAAGGCTCGGCCATTGACGATTTCATGCGGCCGGACCGCATCGTTGTGGGAGTCGAAAGTCCTGAAGCCGAGCGTATCATGCAAGAGCTCTACAAACCATGGACCGATGGAAAATTTGAGCTCTTTGTCATGGAAGTCCCTTCCGCCGAAATGACCAAATATGCCGCCAACTCCTTCCTGGCCACCAAAATTTCGTTCATTAATGAGATCGCCAATCTGTGCGCCCTTACCGGGGCCAATATAAAAAGCGTCCAGAAAGGTATGGGCTCTGACAAGAGAATCGGCCCCCACTTCCTCTATCCCGGCTTAGGCTACGGCGGCTCCTGTTTCCCGAAAGACGTCAAGGCACTGGTTTACATCGCCCAGACGTTGGCCTACAACTTTAAGATTCTGGAAGCCACCGAAATAGTAAACCAGGCCCAGCGACACCGGTTTATTTTAGAGATAACCCGATACTTCCAGAATAATCTGGAAGGCAAAAAACTGGCCCTCTGGGGTCTGGCCTTTAAACCGGAAACCGATGACATCCGGGAAGCCCCGTCCTTAACCATCATCGAGCGTCTGTTAGAGATGGGGGCGGAACTTTCGGTTCATGACCCGGAAGCCATGAAAGAAGTTCAATTTTACTTCCGGAAGCATGCGAACCGCGACCGAATCACTTATGCAGACCTCCCGGAGGCGGCGCTGCCCAAAGCTGAAGCCTTGATTATCAACACGGAATGGGAGGTATACAAAAATGCGGAGCTGAACCTGATAAAATCCCGGATGAAAAACCCGGTGGTTTTTGACGGCCGTAATATTTACGATCCGGCCAAAATGCGGGAAATGGGGTTTACTTACTTTTTCGTCGGTTGA
- a CDS encoding ROK family protein produces the protein MNTIEHLLNNHKKDILRLVVVREEGEAYKGVLCTEMGDFYHLVDEREKILAEIDHWIDALSQGEPLKNVSQGLYEMRLEGKTALARTLRLLLYFKALFSKVHDGKNEKYLEDKLKGSAQYIVEGCADLAKALDKLTEIHLDLEGEPHVKVSMGLLLVMSLALSQIEFFRPVFWEAYSAARAREELDSRLPNIPKSVVDLVTLFIRYQSSPGQYARFTGDVSFTDQCRKYEDSFELGKNSILNTLNLIGVVHEARNHMLPGNDKTWVINNLPVNADVDRKWGEATCFLLSRDDIKKYSLASLFKIYRNKDHLEDDLRLRHSHLRGDLIAVIIGRSEFNLIRHAKAIFSAEEIYEIKDYPGPDKPSIKRPTYTWGFTTAFNIKPDDLNRFKDTVEKITEEEEIKKESRYHSISFTFGRDQAKDLRDFIPKYIEKVRNESDFPKFFDFRKIDVPNCFDAAANKELVIEVRLRDVIAAELLLFNDCKEDDGQQNPLPEESAASLFCHLFRRAKEDFQLEKLALHKGQKFYFPFPLLRRLLNTVYRLRPETCLCLPITYKGVDDSLSQEIISIPKDLCPKCNEDEISLISHYVHAMVLNQGVSRGFLGCELGLGELDGNINGRCRNGHDLMTPEAWKERINEACQENCYALLEEKYLRDYYSAHTNVQPLPFLRPSPLTPPGIAATSKELKTYFEPRNEEPYSLGIDIGGTNIKIHFYTFDFIHADGRSAFKEESESFRLSTAMPVSNAKKEPIGEWLRSLIDQMVLFLENSEFLKSHQQKSSDKKPRKLLGIGISWPGPVRYNLVAGTSGILRNFPPLTGKIVENQIQDIMNLEVAGNFQKIWREKCSSKGDVFRWLADVTSVRLINDGDADGMGAVDYFQKDPELQKNSKGEEDKNQKLVVIKIGTGTAGAVFTGGRIEPGLNEWGKILLDIHAPAAASVGQDFPQGVANPYLSQNTMANLITKYMHEIGRFFQVEKLNPKELDLILTLSQQIPDPNSRCGFDNFTRELRQECGLRDLAALPNLEFDAELIRWVRKQTESESVLKGRFFAPIGKYYRAQDKKGMERLDEEIEKRGTWRIATLLDLPDNADDPTKFEKLKGAGKFVESLAEKFGYYLGDLIALLYDLYQMNEVVLGGGILSGKIGDQAIKIARERVLLYGIGNLKIEKPNPPAGGKIFNLGTLGAAVHAATGFLQDLKEQGLIKLEQVLMRLGPNGTATIGSNEISFEPNGKNTIELLEYALTPKDVENYFKKYAADLGYYRSGPAKYTRWSMQVVRRRK, from the coding sequence ATGAATACTATTGAACATTTGCTCAACAATCATAAAAAGGACATTCTTCGCTTAGTTGTAGTACGCGAAGAGGGAGAGGCCTACAAAGGCGTTTTGTGTACAGAAATGGGCGATTTTTATCACTTGGTTGATGAAAGAGAAAAAATCTTGGCTGAAATCGACCACTGGATTGATGCCCTGAGCCAGGGGGAGCCACTGAAAAATGTATCTCAGGGTTTGTACGAGATGCGGCTGGAAGGGAAGACAGCCCTGGCTCGAACTCTCCGCCTGTTATTATATTTCAAGGCCCTTTTTTCAAAAGTGCATGACGGGAAGAATGAAAAGTATCTAGAAGATAAACTTAAAGGATCGGCTCAATATATTGTCGAAGGTTGTGCCGATCTAGCAAAAGCCCTCGATAAACTAACTGAAATTCATCTTGATCTGGAAGGTGAACCTCACGTTAAGGTTTCTATGGGATTGTTGTTGGTCATGTCTTTGGCCCTGTCCCAGATTGAATTTTTCCGCCCGGTTTTCTGGGAAGCCTATAGCGCCGCCCGCGCTCGGGAAGAACTCGACAGCCGCCTGCCTAACATACCAAAATCTGTGGTAGACCTGGTGACCCTTTTTATCCGCTATCAATCGTCTCCGGGGCAATATGCCCGGTTTACCGGAGATGTCAGTTTCACAGATCAATGCCGAAAATATGAAGATAGTTTTGAGTTAGGTAAAAATTCAATATTAAATACTCTCAACCTCATCGGCGTAGTCCACGAGGCCAGGAATCACATGCTCCCAGGGAATGATAAAACCTGGGTCATTAATAATTTGCCGGTAAACGCCGATGTGGATCGGAAATGGGGGGAAGCAACCTGTTTCCTTCTGAGCAGAGATGATATAAAAAAATATTCTTTGGCCTCGCTCTTTAAAATCTACCGAAATAAAGATCATTTGGAAGATGATTTGAGGCTGAGGCATTCACATTTGCGGGGCGATTTGATTGCAGTAATTATCGGGAGGTCTGAATTTAATCTTATCCGACACGCTAAAGCGATTTTCAGTGCCGAGGAAATCTATGAAATAAAAGACTATCCAGGTCCAGACAAACCCTCTATAAAAAGACCAACATATACCTGGGGATTTACTACAGCTTTTAATATAAAACCGGACGACCTAAATAGATTTAAAGATACAGTAGAGAAAATAACAGAAGAAGAAGAAATAAAAAAAGAATCTCGCTATCATAGCATTTCATTTACCTTTGGACGGGATCAAGCCAAAGACTTAAGGGATTTTATCCCAAAATATATTGAAAAGGTAAGAAATGAATCTGATTTTCCTAAATTTTTCGATTTCAGAAAAATTGACGTGCCAAATTGTTTTGATGCCGCAGCTAACAAAGAATTGGTTATTGAGGTTCGTCTGAGGGATGTCATTGCCGCTGAACTTCTATTATTCAATGATTGTAAGGAAGATGACGGACAGCAGAATCCTCTCCCAGAAGAGTCGGCGGCGTCTTTATTCTGTCATCTCTTCAGGCGAGCCAAGGAAGATTTTCAATTAGAAAAGCTGGCACTGCATAAAGGCCAGAAATTTTACTTTCCATTTCCGCTCCTGCGTAGACTTCTCAATACGGTATATCGTTTGCGACCGGAAACTTGTTTGTGCCTCCCTATAACTTATAAGGGTGTAGACGATAGTTTGAGTCAAGAGATTATCTCTATTCCTAAAGATCTCTGCCCAAAATGTAACGAAGACGAAATAAGTTTAATCTCTCATTACGTTCACGCCATGGTATTGAATCAAGGCGTCTCCAGGGGGTTCCTTGGTTGTGAGCTCGGTCTGGGAGAATTGGATGGGAATATTAATGGAAGATGCCGAAATGGACATGATTTAATGACTCCTGAGGCATGGAAAGAGCGGATTAATGAGGCCTGCCAAGAAAATTGCTATGCCTTGTTAGAAGAAAAATACCTCCGGGACTATTATAGCGCCCATACAAATGTTCAACCGTTGCCATTCCTGCGGCCGTCGCCTTTAACCCCTCCCGGAATCGCCGCTACTTCCAAAGAACTTAAGACTTACTTCGAACCGAGAAATGAAGAACCATATTCCCTCGGGATTGATATCGGCGGAACAAATATCAAAATCCATTTTTATACATTTGATTTTATTCATGCCGACGGTCGGTCCGCCTTCAAGGAAGAGAGTGAATCCTTTCGGTTATCCACGGCCATGCCGGTTTCTAATGCGAAAAAAGAGCCTATTGGAGAATGGCTTCGTTCACTCATCGATCAGATGGTTCTTTTTCTTGAAAATAGCGAATTTCTCAAGAGCCACCAACAGAAATCATCCGATAAAAAACCGAGGAAACTCCTTGGAATAGGTATCTCCTGGCCTGGACCGGTGCGTTATAATCTCGTTGCCGGCACGAGTGGTATCCTCAGAAATTTTCCTCCTTTAACCGGTAAGATCGTCGAAAATCAAATCCAGGATATCATGAATCTTGAGGTAGCCGGTAATTTCCAAAAAATATGGCGGGAAAAATGTAGTTCGAAAGGAGATGTTTTCAGATGGCTTGCCGATGTAACCTCAGTAAGACTTATCAACGACGGTGATGCCGATGGCATGGGCGCCGTGGATTATTTCCAAAAAGATCCGGAATTGCAGAAAAATTCAAAAGGAGAAGAAGATAAAAACCAAAAACTGGTGGTTATTAAGATCGGCACTGGCACTGCGGGAGCGGTATTTACCGGTGGTCGAATAGAACCCGGATTGAATGAATGGGGAAAAATCCTCCTGGATATTCATGCTCCGGCCGCGGCTTCTGTTGGTCAGGATTTCCCCCAGGGGGTGGCAAACCCATACCTGTCACAAAACACCATGGCAAATCTTATCACAAAGTATATGCATGAGATCGGCCGATTTTTCCAGGTCGAAAAGCTTAATCCCAAAGAACTTGACCTGATTTTGACTTTAAGTCAGCAAATACCCGATCCCAACAGTAGATGCGGTTTTGATAATTTCACTCGAGAGTTGCGCCAAGAATGTGGCTTAAGGGATCTAGCGGCCCTACCAAACCTTGAATTCGACGCAGAACTTATACGATGGGTTAGGAAACAGACTGAGTCAGAGAGCGTATTAAAAGGTCGGTTTTTTGCTCCGATTGGAAAGTATTATCGCGCCCAAGACAAGAAGGGCATGGAAAGACTTGATGAAGAAATTGAGAAACGTGGAACCTGGCGGATAGCCACGCTTCTAGATCTGCCGGATAATGCAGATGATCCGACAAAATTTGAGAAGCTGAAAGGAGCGGGAAAATTTGTAGAGTCCTTGGCAGAGAAGTTCGGTTATTATTTGGGAGACTTAATCGCATTGTTATACGACCTGTATCAGATGAACGAAGTTGTGCTAGGCGGGGGCATTCTGAGTGGAAAAATTGGCGATCAGGCAATTAAGATCGCCAGAGAGAGAGTCCTGCTCTATGGAATAGGAAACCTCAAGATTGAGAAACCGAATCCGCCAGCAGGAGGAAAAATATTTAACTTAGGCACACTCGGCGCCGCCGTCCATGCTGCCACCGGATTTCTCCAGGACCTTAAGGAACAGGGTTTAATCAAATTGGAACAGGTTCTTATGAGACTGGGCCCAAATGGTACCGCGACCATTGGTTCTAATGAGATTTCTTTCGAACCGAACGGAAAGAATACTATCGAACTATTAGAATATGCCTTGACTCCAAAAGATGTCGAAAATTATTTTAAAAAATATGCTGCTGATCTGGGTTATTATCGATCCGGCCCGGCCAAATACACCCGCTGGTCGATGCAGGTGGTTCGCCGCCGAAAATAG